One Hydrogenophaga crassostreae genomic region harbors:
- a CDS encoding MFS transporter — MQTGRVLSYGVLALPLSFAALPIYVHVPRFYEQVTGLDLAMLGGLLLIARLFDAFTDPWLGWLADRYSRPRMIAWALLPFTVGFVALLNPMLSHPALWLLGALLLTYLGFSAATVAYQAHGAGMTESPRVRTRLTAAREGFGLVGVLLAATLPTVLATDLSIGTARLSWVLIALLVPAAAWFFLQVQSAAVSGPIVQASPAPLLPSLQRVLNDGAFRRLLAVFLLSGIASALPATLFLFFVADVLLNEPVSGPLLGLYFLAGALSLPVWVALAGRWGRVRAWLLAMVLSVVAFAGAGLLGAGDVALFAVICVMSGLALGADLALPAAMAADLGERQKLSGACFGVWNFAAKLNLALAAGLALPLLALLSYVPGSGEGLPALRFAYAALPLVFKTLAAALLWRWRHDLETQP; from the coding sequence ATGCAAACCGGCCGCGTGTTGTCGTATGGCGTGTTGGCGCTGCCGCTGTCGTTTGCAGCCCTGCCGATCTACGTGCACGTGCCGCGCTTTTACGAGCAGGTGACTGGGCTCGATCTGGCCATGCTGGGCGGGCTCTTGCTGATCGCCCGGCTGTTTGATGCCTTCACCGATCCCTGGCTGGGCTGGCTGGCCGACCGTTACTCGCGCCCGCGCATGATCGCCTGGGCTTTGTTGCCGTTCACGGTGGGGTTCGTGGCGCTGCTCAACCCCATGCTCAGCCACCCGGCGCTGTGGCTGCTCGGCGCCTTGCTCCTGACCTACCTGGGCTTTTCTGCCGCGACCGTGGCTTACCAGGCCCACGGCGCGGGCATGACAGAAAGCCCTCGCGTGCGCACCCGGCTCACCGCGGCGCGCGAAGGATTTGGTCTGGTCGGTGTTTTGCTGGCCGCGACCTTGCCTACCGTGTTGGCGACCGACCTGAGCATCGGCACGGCGCGTTTGTCGTGGGTGTTGATCGCCTTGCTGGTGCCTGCCGCCGCCTGGTTCTTTCTTCAAGTGCAGAGCGCTGCTGTGAGCGGCCCGATCGTGCAAGCCAGCCCTGCGCCATTGCTGCCCAGCCTGCAACGCGTGTTGAACGACGGCGCGTTCCGGCGCTTGCTGGCGGTGTTTTTGCTCAGTGGCATTGCCTCGGCGTTGCCCGCCACGCTCTTCCTGTTTTTTGTTGCCGATGTGCTGTTGAACGAACCGGTCAGCGGGCCCCTGTTGGGCCTGTATTTTTTGGCCGGCGCGCTCTCGCTGCCCGTCTGGGTGGCGCTGGCGGGGCGATGGGGCCGCGTGCGCGCCTGGCTGCTGGCGATGGTGTTGTCGGTGGTGGCGTTCGCCGGTGCGGGCCTGCTCGGCGCGGGCGACGTGGCGCTGTTTGCCGTCATCTGCGTGATGTCGGGTCTGGCGCTGGGCGCGGATCTGGCTTTGCCAGCGGCCATGGCGGCCGATCTGGGCGAGCGGCAAAAACTCAGTGGCGCCTGTTTTGGCGTCTGGAATTTTGCCGCCAAGCTGAACCTGGCCCTGGCCGCGGGTCTGGCCTTGCCTTTGCTCGCTTTGCTTTCTTATGTGCCCGGCAGTGGCGAG